One Chloroflexota bacterium genomic window, GGCCTCCTGGAAGCCTCTTCAGAGCCCTCTCTGGACGTCAGAAAGCTCCCTGCATACGCAAGGAGCCGGTTCAAAACGCCAAAGTCCAGGGCAGGGGCGATTCATGAATCGCCCCTGCCTACAGGTAGGCGGCAGATAAATCCCCCGTTTGGGAAAAGGCCCTCAGCGCCATTCATGCAACGCTGCTCACGGAATGGCCTCCTGTGGGCTCACCAACACGAGACAGGGAAACCACCCACAGATGGCGGATAAGAAACCCGTCCTACATGCTCTATTCCTTGAGAGACCGCTTTATGAGATACCCGCGCGGCCGTCTGCGAGGAGAGGGGCAGCCAGGGCGAGGCACTGTTGCTTATATCGCTCCGCCCCCATCCGATCGTTTCGTCGCCAGACGCTGATCGGCATGTACTTCTGCACCTCATACAGGAGATAAAAGCGATGGCGGATCATCGCTGCAGAGGACTCATCCCGCCGGGCGCCATACCCGGACCAGAAAGGCGGCTCGCTGATCCCACAGTAATCGAGAACGGCGAACTCGATCTCCACGTCCCCCCACAACGCACGATCGAAATCCACCAGCCCGGTCACATTCCCAGCCTCGTCGATCAGGATGTTCTGACTCCACACGTCCATGTGCAACAGGCGAGAAGCCACCGGGCGATCGAAATAGTCGATGTACGCGTCGAGCAGGTCGCGCATCATCTTCGCTTCCGCCGGCGTGTAACTGCCACACGCTTCCACATCGTCTAGCAGCTTCCGCCACATGACGCGAAAGGCATCCACCCACGTGGGCTGAGGCTCCATAGGGCGATGAGCGCCCAGGTATCCATACGCCTGAACGCCCAGGCACTCCGGCGCCGTGAGCTCGTGGAGCTGACGCAGGTACACCCCCACCTGATGCAGGGCCCGCCGCCACTGCGCCCGCGTGAGATGAGGGATGTCGCTCATGGGGGTTCCCGGCAGAGCCCGCATCAGGATGTAATCCCGATCGATGCGCGTCCGGCTGAAGTCGTATCCCACGATCTCCGCCACCGGGATCGTCGTGCGCTCCCGGATCAGAGCGTGAAGCTCCGGCTCCTGGCGCATCATCAGCCGCTCGTAGAAGAGGAAACCGGCATCGTCCGGCGGGGCGATGCGCAATACGAACCGCTCGCCATCGCCCTCCACCCAATACGAGCGGTTATGCTTGCCCGTGCGAATGGGCCTGAAACGCAAAGAGCCCACGTCCGCCCCGACATGGGCCCTCACCAGCTCCTCCAGGATCTCAACAGGAAAAGATTCCGACAAGATGCGCTCCAGCTATGCGGGCATCGATGAATATCTGCCCCCCTCACGACCCGGGCGGCGCGTCACCGGGACACGTAGCGACTGGACCGAACCCAGAACCGCCAGGGAGCCTGCCGATCTCGCTCGTCGGCGTAATGGATCCCGATCCGGGGGCCACGCGCCACCTCCTCATCCGGAACCTCCCGCCCCCGCTCCAGCCACAGCTCATCCCCATGGACCAGGTCGGCGCCATTGAAACGCTTGTCGATGGCCATCGCCTGGGTCAGCCGGGCGGGGCCGCTGGTCAGGTCCCGGTCCCTCAGACGTCTCCGGTCGGCCCGGCGCAGCCTGCGCATCACCTCCAGGCCCTCAACCGGCTCCAAGGCCCGGATCAGGATCGCCGCCGGGAAACCCTCCTCCTCCGTGACCACGTTCAGCATCCAGTGCATGCCGTAGGTGAAGTAGACATAGGCACGGCCGGGCGGGCCAAACATCACCTCGTTCCTGGGGGTGCGCCCCCGGCTGGCGTGGCTGGCGGTATCCCCATGCCCCACGTAGGCCTCGCATTCGACGATGACGCCACTGAGGCGCTGGCCATCTAACAGACGGACCAGCCGCGCCCCCAACAGCTCCCGGGCGACGATCAGCGTATCGCGAGCGAAAAAGTCGTAAGAGAGGCGATCTGTCCCCGCTGTCATCTCGTCCCCTATGTGATGGGAGCGCTCTCCTCCCGATGATACGAGACCGTCATCGCCGGCCGTCCGGCGCCCGTCTCCCGGGCGCTCGGTTCAACCCCGGGCGACGATGGCTCCTGAACGGGATGATAATGCACATGGACCCGCCGCAAGAACTCGATGTTCTCGTACAGGACACGTTCCACATGGGATGCGATCTGATCCCCGGCAGCCACGCTCAGGGTGCCATCCACCCCGATGGTGAGATTGACCACCAGGTATGGCCCGAACCGATGGGCGTGGATCTCCTCGACCTCCCTCACCCCCGGCACCGTCGCCAACAGCTGGGTGATCTGCTCCGCCAGCGACCGCCCCGGCACCGTGTCCATCAGATCCTCGGAGGACTCCCGCAGGATCTCGACGCCCGTCCTCAGGATGACCAGCGCCACCAACGCGCCGGCCATGGGGTCCACCCACAGGTAACCATGGCGTCCCAGGAAGATGCCGACGGCCGCCGCGGAGGCCGAGAGCACGTCGTTGCGATGATCATAGGCCATGGCCAGCACGGCCGCGTTCTTCGTCTGATTGCCCACCCGATAGGTGAAGACGGTCAACCCCATCTTCATCCCGACGGTGAGCAACGCCACCCACAGCGCTGCCGCCGATGCGCCGCTAAAGTCGCCCTGCCCGGAGAGCAGGTTATACACCTCATTGACCGCGTTCCAGAAGACGGCGATGCCCGTGGTGATCACGAACGCCCCGACCACCAACGCCCCCACGCTCTCCAGCTGGCTATGCCCATACGGGTGCTCCTCGTCCGCCGGCTTGCCGGCCAGCCGCATGAACACGCTCACGATGATGTAATACGCCACATCGCTGGTGGAATTGATGCCATCAGCGAGCAACGCCGGGCTGTTCCCCAGAATACCGATGGCCGTCTTCAATGCGGCCAGGAAGATATTCGCCACCAAACCGATATTGGCGGCCTGGATGCTCTTTCGTTCCCTCTGCTCAGGACTCATCGCTCCCCCAGCTCATATCCCCAACCCCGATCGGCCATCGGTCACAGACCCGATGACGTCGCTCTCCCCTCGGGCGATCGGGCGTCCCCTATCATACATGATTTGTCCGCCGACGCCTATGTTCTCGGACAGTGTCCCGACTCGGAGGTCAAAGTAAACCGTGCCTCATCGTCGCTTTCGCATCCTCCCTATCATACTCAACAGGCCATCTCGGGCAAATCCCCCGGTCGTAAGGGTAATAGGCGGACCAGGCTGGGAAAGGGCTGGAGCAAGAGGGATTTTGGCGAAAGGAGTCCCTTAGGCACCCTATCGGTAAATTTCAGACACGCTGTGAAATGGGAACCACGAAGGCACTAAGACCCCAAGGTAGAGAAGGCGGAAGTGCGCTACCTCAGGGCTTCTTCGGCGTACACAGACACAACATCTTGCCGTGCCTCATGGGGCCAACTTCGCCTATACGGCTTCGTGTCTTGGCGCGGGTGGCGGAAGGCAGTGCCTTTCACCACTCAAAAGGCCAACCTTGAGGAGCGGGCCAGCCCTCGTCCCTGCAGATGTCACGTATGCCGATATGAACGCTGGGCTAATGAAAAGGCCCGGCTCCCCACCCTCAACGCGGCGTGACAAGGGGAACCAAATACGCTATAATGGTGACACTACGGGAACCACCGGCGTAGGAAGAAAACCCATGCACCTGGTCCGCTGCCTCATCCGACTGCTCGTCATCGCCCTCATGGTGAGCGCCTGCACCGGCGCCGAGACGCCCCCTCCGCCAGATCCGTACGCGCCATACCGCCCGGCCATGCTGGAGGACTTCCAGGGGGATCTGGACCAATTGCCGCCGGTCCCCCGCTACAAACTCATCCTGGACGTCGACATACCCACACGGCACCTCGACGGCAAGGGCATTGTGATCGTCCCCAACCGCCTCCCCGTCCCCCTCTCCGACCTGTACTTTCGCCTGTATCCCAACCTGCCCCAGTACCGAGGCAGGCTAAGCCTGGAGATGGTGACGGTGGGCGGAGCGCTCACCGCCTTTGACTACGCGCCGGACGGTAGCTCCCTGCACGTCATCCTGCCCGAGCCCCTTCCCCCCGGCCAGACGGTCGAAATCGGATACACCTGGAGCCTGGACGCCCCCACCAGCCCTACCGGGTACATGGTGTTTGGGGAGAGCCAGGGCATTCTCAGCCTCCCGCTGAGCTATCCCATCCTGGCCGTCTCGGAGATGGACGTCACGGGGCAGCGTCCCAACTGGCACCTGGAGGTCGCCCCGCCCCACGCCGACGTCGCATTCACGGAGAGCGCCTTGTATCAGGTGGAGCTGATCACGGCGCCCGAGGTCACGGTGGTCAGCTCGGGCATCGTGGTGAGCCAGACCACCACAGCCGAGGGGAAGCTCGTCCGCCAGTTCGTCACCGGGCCGGTGCGGGAGTTCACGCTCATCATGTCCCCCCAATTCCAGGAGGCCTCCGAAAAGATCGGCGATAC contains:
- a CDS encoding DNA-3-methyladenine glycosylase is translated as MTAGTDRLSYDFFARDTLIVARELLGARLVRLLDGQRLSGVIVECEAYVGHGDTASHASRGRTPRNEVMFGPPGRAYVYFTYGMHWMLNVVTEEEGFPAAILIRALEPVEGLEVMRRLRRADRRRLRDRDLTSGPARLTQAMAIDKRFNGADLVHGDELWLERGREVPDEEVARGPRIGIHYADERDRQAPWRFWVRSSRYVSR
- a CDS encoding aminoglycoside phosphotransferase family protein, which translates into the protein MSESFPVEILEELVRAHVGADVGSLRFRPIRTGKHNRSYWVEGDGERFVLRIAPPDDAGFLFYERLMMRQEPELHALIRERTTIPVAEIVGYDFSRTRIDRDYILMRALPGTPMSDIPHLTRAQWRRALHQVGVYLRQLHELTAPECLGVQAYGYLGAHRPMEPQPTWVDAFRVMWRKLLDDVEACGSYTPAEAKMMRDLLDAYIDYFDRPVASRLLHMDVWSQNILIDEAGNVTGLVDFDRALWGDVEIEFAVLDYCGISEPPFWSGYGARRDESSAAMIRHRFYLLYEVQKYMPISVWRRNDRMGAERYKQQCLALAAPLLADGRAGIS
- a CDS encoding cation transporter, with protein sequence MSPEQRERKSIQAANIGLVANIFLAALKTAIGILGNSPALLADGINSTSDVAYYIIVSVFMRLAGKPADEEHPYGHSQLESVGALVVGAFVITTGIAVFWNAVNEVYNLLSGQGDFSGASAAALWVALLTVGMKMGLTVFTYRVGNQTKNAAVLAMAYDHRNDVLSASAAAVGIFLGRHGYLWVDPMAGALVALVILRTGVEILRESSEDLMDTVPGRSLAEQITQLLATVPGVREVEEIHAHRFGPYLVVNLTIGVDGTLSVAAGDQIASHVERVLYENIEFLRRVHVHYHPVQEPSSPGVEPSARETGAGRPAMTVSYHREESAPIT
- a CDS encoding M1 family metallopeptidase gives rise to the protein MHLVRCLIRLLVIALMVSACTGAETPPPPDPYAPYRPAMLEDFQGDLDQLPPVPRYKLILDVDIPTRHLDGKGIVIVPNRLPVPLSDLYFRLYPNLPQYRGRLSLEMVTVGGALTAFDYAPDGSSLHVILPEPLPPGQTVEIGYTWSLDAPTSPTGYMVFGESQGILSLPLSYPILAVSEMDVTGQRPNWHLEVAPPHADVAFTESALYQVELITAPEVTVVSSGIVVSQTTTAEGKLVRQFVTGPVREFTLIMSPQFQEASEKIGDTTVHSYFLPEDRQAGQQALAYAAAATQVYSDRFGTYPFTDLSVVEAPLQYRGMEYPEVNLIGIDTYRERREDQEFLIAHEIAHQWWYNLVGNDPVNRPWLDEGLAEYSTYIYYETIYGKERADRLLRNRWEVPLAYARENGLDTIVGQPASGFGPVNYETMVYAKSALFFHALRQEMGDIAFFKLLRTLVSKYRYQVLTPDDLLAEARRASGRDVTPVYRQWILTAAEP